Proteins from one Rhinopithecus roxellana isolate Shanxi Qingling chromosome 18, ASM756505v1, whole genome shotgun sequence genomic window:
- the TMEM272 gene encoding transmembrane protein 272 isoform X1 gives MRRLLSKAVVIDDDDDDEYPWRQNAHRYYIHLLLSLFLFLWFILGNYWVFSVYLPDFLPPFQQPQDYCDKTLYLFAVGVLALSHTVLGLLLLCSGCVYLCSRWRLSADED, from the coding sequence ATGAGGCGGCTGCTGTCCAAGGCCGTGGTGAtcgatgatgatgacgatgacgAATACCCCTGGAGGCAGAATGCGCACAGATACTACATCCACCTCCTGCTgagcctcttcctcttcctctggtTCATCCTGGGAAACTACTGGGTCTTTTCTGTGTACCTGCCTGATTTTCTTCCCCCTTTCCAGCAGCCTCAGGACTACTGTGATAAAACCCTGTACCTCTTTGCAGTTGGAGTCCTGGCACTCAGTCACACCGTGCTGGGCTTGCTCCTGCTGTGCAGCGGCTGTGTCTACCTGTGCTCCAGGTGGAGACTTTCTGCCGATGAAGACTGA